A window of the Hordeum vulgare subsp. vulgare chromosome 5H, MorexV3_pseudomolecules_assembly, whole genome shotgun sequence genome harbors these coding sequences:
- the LOC123452850 gene encoding lactoylglutathione lyase GLX1-like: MRALPMAVSRAAVACATPASGGAVPRRSMLLSTAAAGAALQSDPIRLTAPKLKLRASAGAAQAAATSFSSNDEAFAWAKKDNRRLLHVVYRVGDIDRTIKFYTECLGMKLLRKRDIPEEKYTNAFLGYGPEESNFAVELTYNYGVDSYDIGAGFGHFGIATDDVAKTVEIVRAKGGKVTREPGPVKGGKTVIAFIEDPDGYKFEILERPGTPEPLCQVMLRVGDLDRAISFYEKACGMKLLRKRDNPEYKYTVAMMGYGPEDQNAVLELTYNYGVTEYDKGNAYAQIAIGTDDVYKTAEVVKLSGGKVVREAGPLPGLGTKITAILDPDGWKSVFVDNVDFAKELE; the protein is encoded by the exons ATGAGGGCTCTCCCCATGGCCGTCAGCCGCGCCGCCGTCGCCTGCGCCACCCCGGCCTCCGGCGGCGCCGTCCCCCGGAGATCCATGCTCCTCTCCACGGCTGCCGCGGGCGCAG CGCTGCAGTCCGACCCCATCCGGCTGACCGCGCCCAAGCTCAAGCTCCGCGCCTCCGCCGGGGCCGCGcaggccgccgccacctccttctccagcAACGACGAGGCCTTCGCCTGGGCCAAGAAGGACAACAGGAGGCTCCTCCACGTCGTCTACCGCGTCGGCGACATCGACAGGACCATCAA GTTCTACACCGAGTGCCTGGGCATGAAGCTGCTGAGGAAGCGCGACATACCCGAGGAGAAGTACACCAATGCCTTCCTCGGATACGGCCCCGAGGAATCCAACTTCGCCGTCGAGCTCACCTACA ACTACGGGGTTGACTCGTACGATATCGGAGCGGGGTTCGGTCATTTCGGCATCGCAACCGATGAT GTGGCGAAAACAGTTGAAATCGTAAGGGCCAAGGGAGGCAAGGTGACCAGGGAGCCTGGCCCTGTCAAGGGTGGCAAGACCGTGATTGCGTTCATCGAAGACCCTGACGGCTACAAGTTCGAGATCCTAGAGAGGCCGGGGACTCCAGAGCCACTATGCCAAGTGATGCTTCGCGTCGGTGATCTCGACCGAGCCATAAGCTTCTACGAGAAG GCTTGTGGTATGAAACTGCTCCGGAAGCGAGACAACCCTGAATACAAG TATACGGTGGCGATGATGGGGTACGGACCTGAAGACCAGAATGCCGTTCTGGAGTTGACCTACAACTATGGTGTCACTGAATATGACAAAGGGAATGCCTATGCTCAG ATCGCGATAGGCACCGATGATGTCTACAAGACCGCCGAGGTGGTGAAGCTGTCCGGAGGGAAAGTGGTGCGGGAGGCAGGTCCCTTGCCCGGGCTCGGCACCAAGATCACAGCCATCCTAGACCCTGATGGGTGGAAATCG GTGTTTGTTGACAACGTTGACTTTGCCAAAGAACTGGAGTAA